From a single Staphylococcus epidermidis genomic region:
- the aroA gene encoding 3-phosphoshikimate 1-carboxyvinyltransferase → MNNSEIININGPLKGEIEVPGDKSMTHRAIMLASLAKGISTIYEPLMGEDCRRTMDIFKLLGVTIEEQDNSIIINSPGYQNFITPHQVLYTGNSGTTTRLLAGLLSGLGIESVLSGDVSIGKRPMDRVMKPLLKMNANISGIDNNYTPLIIKPSTIKGINYQMEVASAQVKSAILLASLFSKEATTLTEFDVSRNHTETLFAHFNIPISIQGKTIQTIPYAIEHIQPRDFHVPGDISSAAFFIVAALITPGSDITIHNVGINPTRSGIIDIVKQMGGNIELSNVSKGAEPTASIHVKYTPNLNAVTIKGDLVPRAIDELPVIALLCTQASNSCIIKNAEELKVKETNRIDTTADMLNLLGFNLQPTHDGLIIHPSEFRSNATVDSQTDHRIGMMLAVASLLSSEPLKIEQFDAVNVSFPGFLPKLKLLENEGK, encoded by the coding sequence ATGAATAACAGTGAAATAATTAATATTAATGGACCACTCAAAGGTGAAATAGAAGTACCCGGTGATAAATCGATGACACACCGCGCTATTATGTTAGCTTCATTAGCTAAAGGCATATCAACCATTTATGAACCCTTAATGGGCGAAGATTGTCGACGTACTATGGATATCTTTAAACTATTAGGTGTAACAATTGAAGAGCAGGACAATTCTATCATAATCAATTCACCAGGATATCAAAATTTCATAACGCCACACCAAGTGCTCTATACTGGTAATTCTGGTACTACTACACGGTTACTTGCAGGTCTTTTAAGCGGATTAGGCATTGAAAGTGTGTTATCTGGTGATGTATCTATAGGCAAAAGACCCATGGATAGAGTGATGAAACCTCTGTTAAAAATGAATGCTAATATATCTGGAATTGATAATAATTACACACCACTTATAATTAAGCCTTCAACTATTAAAGGTATAAATTATCAAATGGAAGTTGCAAGTGCACAAGTTAAAAGTGCTATTTTACTTGCTAGCCTATTTTCAAAAGAAGCCACGACACTTACAGAATTTGATGTAAGTAGAAATCATACAGAAACATTGTTTGCACACTTTAACATTCCTATATCAATTCAAGGTAAAACAATCCAAACCATACCTTATGCAATTGAACATATACAGCCTAGAGATTTTCATGTTCCAGGAGATATCTCATCTGCTGCATTTTTCATAGTCGCAGCCCTAATTACGCCCGGTAGTGACATTACAATTCATAATGTTGGCATTAATCCCACTCGTTCAGGTATCATAGATATCGTTAAACAAATGGGAGGAAACATTGAATTAAGTAATGTAAGCAAGGGTGCAGAACCAACTGCATCAATACATGTAAAATATACACCGAACTTGAATGCTGTTACAATTAAAGGCGACTTAGTTCCAAGGGCTATCGATGAATTACCAGTTATTGCACTACTTTGCACACAAGCTTCAAATTCTTGTATTATCAAAAACGCGGAAGAATTAAAAGTGAAGGAAACAAATCGTATAGATACTACTGCAGACATGCTAAATTTACTTGGTTTTAATTTACAACCCACACATGATGGACTTATTATACATCCATCAGAGTTTAGATCAAATGCAACTGTAGATAGTCAAACAGATCATCGTATAGGAATGATGTTAGCTGTAGCTTCACTACTTAGTTCAGAACCACTCAAAATAGAGCAATTTGACGCTGTTAATGTTTCCTTCCCAGGTTTTTTACCTAAACTAAAGCTTTTAGAAAATGAGGGAAAATAA
- a CDS encoding tetratricopeptide repeat protein — protein MEDIYKLIDDINLQKIENLDSRVNEALSSNNDDALFILGETLYNFGLTPQGLEVFRTLYHKYPDESELLIYFIEGLMSENQTDEALEYLAQVEPSTEKLMLEADLYQQINMLEVAIDKLQEALDLEPNDPIIHFALAELLYYDGQYLRATREYETVLETGEYEVNGVNIFSRMADCSLQSGNYSDAISLFDEINEEEMNSEDYFKKSIAYEKNDLTQEAIKIMQTLLSKDPDFIQGYFYLQSLFENEKNYPDAIETGKEGLRLSQFYKELMVSTGSLEIEHGDANEGVELLKQALEVDNAYHEPLLILSDLYRNEEDYESIIQLLTYVDEEDLDPIFMWHLAYAYGQEERDKEAQHFFELAYPTLQTQVEFLSDYYFYLLEIGQKEKAILILNQLLEIDPSNENWHDESMRLQI, from the coding sequence ATGGAAGATATCTACAAACTTATAGACGATATCAATCTACAAAAAATAGAAAACTTAGATTCTCGAGTAAATGAGGCATTGAGTTCAAACAATGATGATGCATTATTTATACTTGGTGAAACTTTATATAATTTCGGTCTTACACCTCAAGGGTTAGAAGTTTTTAGAACGTTGTATCATAAATACCCAGATGAAAGTGAATTACTCATTTACTTTATCGAAGGTCTCATGTCTGAAAACCAAACTGACGAAGCACTTGAATATTTAGCACAAGTAGAACCATCTACCGAAAAGTTGATGCTAGAAGCCGATTTATACCAACAAATAAATATGTTAGAAGTAGCAATTGACAAATTGCAAGAAGCATTAGATCTTGAACCTAATGATCCAATTATTCACTTCGCCTTAGCAGAGCTATTATACTACGATGGGCAATACTTACGAGCTACAAGAGAGTATGAAACAGTATTAGAAACTGGTGAATATGAAGTTAATGGAGTAAATATTTTTTCGCGAATGGCAGATTGTAGTTTACAAAGTGGTAATTATTCAGATGCTATTAGCTTATTTGATGAAATTAATGAAGAAGAGATGAATTCTGAAGATTACTTTAAAAAATCAATTGCTTATGAAAAAAACGATTTAACTCAAGAAGCAATTAAAATTATGCAAACATTACTTTCAAAAGATCCTGATTTTATACAAGGATATTTTTATCTTCAATCTCTATTTGAAAATGAAAAAAATTATCCTGATGCTATAGAAACTGGTAAGGAAGGATTACGTTTAAGTCAATTTTACAAAGAATTAATGGTTTCTACAGGTAGCTTAGAAATTGAGCATGGAGATGCAAATGAAGGTGTAGAATTGCTAAAACAAGCCTTAGAAGTCGATAATGCATATCATGAACCATTGTTGATTTTAAGTGATTTATATCGTAATGAAGAAGACTATGAATCAATTATACAATTGTTGACTTATGTAGATGAAGAAGATTTAGACCCTATTTTCATGTGGCATTTAGCATATGCATACGGTCAAGAAGAACGAGATAAAGAAGCGCAACATTTCTTTGAATTAGCATATCCAACATTACAAACCCAAGTTGAATTTTTAAGCGATTATTATTTCTATTTATTAGAAATTGGACAAAAAGAAAAAGCAATTTTGATTTTAAATCAATTATTAGAAATTGATCCAAGCAATGAAAATTGGCATGACGAGTCAATGAGATTGCAAATATAA
- a CDS encoding YpiB family protein: MNDSLIRIKQNFIEYILFNYRFKSRITVWVLNYLKANQDKLNNVHFVNSKINNHYTLEIAEVDATASAIQLSKDNKSYINTNQIFNYIANHTLRLDIQIHFANCHIRESRLDDLILMQLIHSPSYSSYVQDLYSISMDKRKQTFIIQTLQNNIDLSLQMNEPDYFYQLTQILNVLKSKDIQSTLHER, translated from the coding sequence ATGAATGATTCTCTTATTCGTATCAAACAAAATTTTATAGAATATATTCTGTTTAACTATCGTTTTAAATCAAGAATCACTGTGTGGGTATTAAATTATTTAAAGGCAAATCAAGATAAGCTAAATAATGTACATTTCGTAAATAGTAAAATCAATAATCATTATACCTTAGAAATTGCAGAAGTGGATGCAACTGCTTCTGCAATTCAATTGAGCAAGGATAATAAATCTTATATTAATACAAATCAAATTTTTAATTATATTGCAAATCATACATTAAGATTAGATATACAAATACATTTTGCTAATTGTCACATCCGAGAATCTCGCTTAGATGATTTAATATTAATGCAGCTCATACATTCACCTAGTTATTCATCTTATGTACAAGACTTATATTCAATTTCTATGGATAAAAGAAAACAAACATTTATTATTCAAACCTTACAAAACAATATTGATTTAAGTTTACAAATGAATGAACCTGATTATTTTTATCAACTCACACAAATACTTAATGTATTAAAATCAAAAGATATTCAATCAACTTTACATGAAAGGTAG
- a CDS encoding DUF1405 domain-containing protein has protein sequence MYQWLWETSLYQKWLISFILICNIFGTIYGYHWYSSQLANTPNYFKLFVPDSPTATLFLCLSLLFILFNKRYALIDALAFITLFKYGSWAVIMNILMFIKMNDIAINGLMLLISHAIMILEAIYFYPRFKISKLAGLMSFIWVTINDVIDYIYGQYPYYDFIAKHLIEVGVLAYSLTIISYILFLKLQKWLKVKTFD, from the coding sequence ATGTATCAATGGCTTTGGGAAACTTCACTTTATCAAAAATGGTTGATTTCTTTTATTTTAATTTGCAATATATTTGGTACGATATACGGTTATCATTGGTATAGTAGTCAATTAGCTAACACACCAAATTATTTTAAATTATTTGTTCCAGATAGTCCCACTGCTACATTATTTTTATGTTTATCATTATTATTCATACTATTTAATAAGCGTTATGCCCTGATTGACGCTTTAGCTTTTATAACTCTATTTAAATATGGTAGTTGGGCTGTAATTATGAATATTTTGATGTTTATAAAAATGAATGATATTGCCATAAACGGACTTATGTTGCTCATTTCTCACGCAATTATGATATTAGAAGCTATCTATTTTTATCCTCGTTTTAAAATATCTAAATTGGCTGGATTGATGAGTTTCATATGGGTGACGATCAATGACGTAATAGATTACATATACGGACAATATCCCTACTATGATTTTATCGCCAAACATTTAATTGAAGTAGGGGTATTGGCTTATAGTCTCACTATCATTTCGTATATTTTATTTTTAAAATTACAAAAGTGGTTGAAAGTTAAAACATTTGATTAA
- a CDS encoding zinc metallopeptidase — protein sequence MSLISMIIYFVILMVIPMWAQHKVKSNYEKYSQVRSTSGKTGREVAEEILHANGIYDVDVVKGEGFLTDHYDPNKKVVCLSPANYDRPSVAGTAIAAHEVGHAIQHQQGYAPLRFRTALVPLANIGSSLSYIIIMVGIVLTALGSVFGSTVLWVGAGLMSLAVLFSIVTLPVEFNASSRAMKQITALNIVNEKEYKHAKKVLSAAAMTYVASTAVALAELARIILIARSSD from the coding sequence ATGTCTTTAATATCAATGATTATATATTTCGTAATATTAATGGTCATTCCAATGTGGGCTCAACACAAAGTTAAATCTAATTATGAAAAATACTCACAAGTGAGATCCACAAGCGGTAAAACTGGTCGTGAAGTTGCTGAAGAAATTTTACATGCTAATGGCATTTACGATGTTGACGTCGTTAAAGGCGAAGGTTTCTTAACTGATCACTATGACCCAAATAAAAAAGTTGTTTGTTTATCTCCTGCAAACTACGATAGACCATCAGTTGCTGGTACTGCAATTGCAGCCCATGAAGTAGGACATGCAATTCAACATCAGCAAGGATACGCACCATTAAGATTTAGAACAGCATTAGTACCATTAGCTAATATTGGTAGTTCTTTAAGCTACATTATTATTATGGTAGGTATTGTTTTAACAGCTCTCGGTAGTGTCTTTGGCTCTACAGTTCTATGGGTTGGTGCTGGTTTAATGTCACTTGCAGTTTTATTCTCTATCGTGACATTACCTGTTGAGTTTAACGCTAGTTCAAGAGCGATGAAACAAATAACAGCTTTAAATATCGTTAATGAGAAAGAATACAAACACGCGAAAAAAGTTTTATCTGCAGCAGCAATGACATATGTGGCATCTACTGCAGTTGCGTTAGCTGAACTTGCTCGTATTATATTAATTGCAAGATCAAGTGATTAA
- a CDS encoding nucleotide pyrophosphohydrolase, translated as MKSMEQMQQEVDDYISQFKAGYFSPLANLARMTEEVGELAREINHHFGEKKKKDTEEDNTIKAELGDNLFVLLCIANSLNIDMTESFNDTMNKFNTRDKNRFERK; from the coding sequence ATGAAATCTATGGAGCAAATGCAACAAGAAGTTGATGACTATATCAGTCAGTTTAAAGCTGGTTATTTTTCTCCACTTGCTAATCTAGCAAGAATGACAGAAGAAGTTGGAGAATTAGCACGCGAAATTAACCATCATTTTGGAGAGAAAAAAAAGAAAGATACAGAAGAAGATAATACAATTAAAGCTGAATTGGGAGACAATTTATTTGTTTTACTGTGTATTGCAAACTCTCTAAACATAGATATGACAGAAAGCTTTAATGACACGATGAATAAGTTTAATACAAGAGATAAAAATCGCTTTGAAAGAAAATAA
- the bshA gene encoding N-acetyl-alpha-D-glucosaminyl L-malate synthase BshA, translated as MKIGITCYPSMGGSGIIATELGIKMAERGHEVHFITSNIPFRIRKPLPNMTFHQVEVNQYAVFQYPPYDITLSTKISDVIQEYDLDILHMHYAVPHAVCGILAKQMSGKNVKIMTTLHGTDITVLGYDHTLQNAIKFGIEQSDIVTSVSHSLAQQTYEIINTKKEIIPIYNFVRENEFPTRHNEELKDCYGISPEEKVLIHVSNFRKVKRIDTVIETFAKVHESIPSKLILLGDGPELIDMRHKARELDVETHVLFLGKQNDVSAFYQLSDLVLLLSEKESFGLTLLEAMKTGVLPIGSHAGGIKEVIRHEETGFIVDIGDSTQAAKYAIKLLSNPELYQKMQSQMLKDIEARFSSDLITDQYENYYRKMLEQGENNNES; from the coding sequence ATGAAAATCGGTATAACGTGTTACCCGTCCATGGGTGGTTCTGGCATTATTGCTACAGAACTCGGTATTAAAATGGCAGAACGTGGCCATGAAGTTCACTTTATTACCTCAAACATACCCTTTAGAATACGCAAACCTTTACCTAACATGACGTTCCACCAAGTTGAAGTCAATCAATATGCCGTATTCCAATATCCACCATACGATATTACATTAAGTACAAAAATTTCTGACGTTATACAAGAATATGATTTAGACATATTGCATATGCATTATGCTGTACCTCACGCTGTATGTGGTATATTAGCGAAACAAATGTCAGGTAAAAACGTCAAAATTATGACAACACTACATGGCACTGATATAACTGTGTTAGGTTATGACCATACTTTACAAAACGCGATAAAATTTGGCATAGAACAAAGTGATATTGTAACAAGTGTTAGCCATTCTCTAGCACAGCAAACTTATGAAATTATCAATACTAAAAAGGAAATCATCCCTATATATAATTTTGTAAGGGAAAATGAATTCCCAACTCGGCATAATGAAGAATTAAAAGATTGTTATGGTATTTCACCTGAAGAAAAGGTATTGATACATGTTTCTAATTTCAGAAAAGTAAAACGTATTGATACAGTGATTGAGACATTTGCAAAAGTTCATGAGAGTATACCATCCAAGTTGATACTTTTAGGAGATGGTCCAGAATTAATCGATATGCGACATAAAGCACGAGAACTTGATGTTGAAACACACGTACTCTTTTTAGGCAAACAAAATGACGTAAGCGCATTCTACCAACTATCTGATTTAGTACTACTCTTAAGTGAGAAAGAAAGTTTTGGATTAACTCTCTTAGAAGCAATGAAAACAGGCGTCTTACCTATAGGGAGTCATGCAGGTGGTATTAAAGAGGTCATCAGACATGAAGAAACTGGATTTATAGTAGATATAGGGGATAGTACACAAGCTGCAAAATATGCTATTAAACTTTTATCAAATCCAGAGTTATATCAAAAAATGCAATCACAAATGCTGAAAGATATTGAAGCAAGATTTAGTTCAGATTTAATTACTGACCAATATGAAAACTATTATCGAAAGATGCTAGAACAAGGTGAGAACAACAATGAGTCATGA
- a CDS encoding CCA tRNA nucleotidyltransferase, with product MSHEIFEQAKPILKKIQNKGFKAYFVGGSVRDYIMQRPIHDVDITTSATPDEIESIFDKTIPVGKEHGTINVVFQNDNYEITTFRSEDEYIDHRRPSEVYFVRDLYQDVQRRDFTMNAIAMDLNYRLYDYFNGQQDINNRVIRTVGVPSERFSEDALRIIRGLRFQSQLNFQIDSDTLHAMSSQISDIQYLSVERVVVELKKLIMGNNVKQSFEVMQNMKAFNYIPFFKSFEMSHLHIDEPITFELWIAILIVQQPKDIQLSTLKISNQEKATIKKWVTLIQTLPKIQSKQSLITLVYDYNLNDIEILLSLHHLLKQNGLTTANHLIINEISIREANEKLPIHCRKELAINGKDILNHTNKNSGPWLKDTLREIEIAVISNQIVNTKEEILEWVDAHVKI from the coding sequence ATGAGTCATGAGATATTTGAACAAGCAAAACCTATTTTAAAAAAGATTCAAAATAAAGGTTTTAAGGCTTATTTCGTTGGCGGATCAGTACGTGATTACATCATGCAACGACCTATACATGATGTTGATATTACCACCAGTGCAACGCCTGACGAAATAGAATCTATATTCGATAAAACCATACCAGTGGGGAAAGAACACGGTACGATCAACGTGGTCTTTCAAAATGACAATTATGAAATTACTACATTCAGATCTGAAGATGAATACATCGATCATCGTAGGCCAAGTGAAGTGTATTTTGTAAGAGACTTATATCAAGATGTTCAACGTAGAGATTTTACAATGAATGCTATAGCAATGGATTTAAATTACCGGTTGTATGATTATTTTAATGGTCAACAAGATATAAACAATCGAGTAATTCGTACTGTTGGTGTACCAAGTGAAAGGTTTTCAGAAGACGCGCTTCGTATCATTAGAGGATTACGTTTTCAATCACAACTTAATTTTCAAATTGATTCAGACACATTACATGCAATGTCTTCTCAGATTTCAGATATACAATATTTATCCGTTGAACGTGTAGTAGTAGAGCTTAAAAAACTTATCATGGGAAACAATGTTAAACAAAGTTTTGAAGTCATGCAAAACATGAAAGCATTTAATTATATACCTTTTTTCAAATCATTTGAGATGTCTCATCTTCATATAGATGAGCCCATCACATTTGAACTTTGGATTGCAATCTTAATCGTCCAACAACCAAAAGATATACAATTAAGCACCTTGAAAATCAGCAATCAAGAAAAAGCAACTATCAAAAAATGGGTTACACTCATCCAAACATTGCCTAAGATACAGTCAAAGCAATCTTTAATAACATTAGTATATGATTACAATTTAAATGATATTGAAATCCTATTATCATTACATCATTTGCTTAAACAAAATGGGCTTACAACAGCCAATCATTTAATCATTAATGAAATAAGTATTCGCGAAGCAAATGAAAAATTACCTATCCATTGCAGAAAAGAATTGGCAATAAATGGTAAAGATATACTCAATCATACGAATAAAAATTCAGGACCATGGCTAAAAGATACACTTAGAGAAATAGAAATCGCAGTCATATCAAATCAAATAGTCAACACTAAAGAAGAAATATTAGAATGGGTGGATGCACATGTCAAAATATAG
- a CDS encoding biotin--[acetyl-CoA-carboxylase] ligase yields the protein MSKYSQDVIRMLYEHQSNYISGQYIADQLNISRAGVKKVIDLLKEDGCDIKSINHKGHQLNSLPDQWYSGIVKPILDELGLFNHLEVYHTVDSTQLKAKRALVGNKDTFLILSDEQTEGRGRFNRNWESSKGKGLWMSLVLRPDVPFSMIPKFNLFIALGIRDAIQQFSNERVTIKWPNDIYIGNKKICGFLTEMVANYDEIEAIICGIGINMNHVESDFDEDIKDKATSIRMHSDSIINRYTFLTALLTQIIHRFDQFLHQTFESIREEYIHATNIWHRQLKFTENNHQFLGEAIDIDSDGFLIVKDEKGQLHRLMSADIDL from the coding sequence ATGTCAAAATATAGTCAAGACGTCATTAGAATGTTGTATGAACATCAATCAAATTACATATCAGGGCAATATATTGCCGATCAACTCAATATTTCTAGAGCAGGTGTCAAAAAAGTTATTGACCTATTAAAAGAAGATGGTTGTGATATCAAGTCAATAAACCACAAAGGCCATCAACTGAATTCATTACCTGATCAGTGGTATAGCGGTATTGTAAAACCTATTCTCGATGAACTTGGCCTTTTTAATCATCTAGAAGTTTATCACACTGTAGATTCAACACAATTAAAAGCAAAGAGAGCACTCGTTGGAAATAAAGATACTTTTTTAATTTTGAGCGATGAACAAACCGAAGGTAGAGGTAGATTCAATCGTAATTGGGAATCATCTAAAGGAAAAGGCTTATGGATGTCACTAGTGCTAAGACCTGACGTACCTTTTTCTATGATACCTAAATTTAATTTATTTATTGCTTTAGGTATTAGAGATGCTATTCAACAATTTTCGAACGAACGTGTAACAATTAAATGGCCAAATGATATATATATTGGTAATAAAAAAATTTGCGGATTTTTAACTGAAATGGTTGCAAATTATGATGAAATAGAAGCAATAATTTGTGGTATAGGTATAAATATGAATCATGTTGAAAGTGATTTTGACGAGGATATTAAAGATAAAGCAACAAGTATACGCATGCATTCCGATAGTATAATTAATAGATATACTTTTTTAACTGCATTATTAACTCAAATTATACATCGCTTTGATCAATTTTTACATCAAACTTTTGAGTCAATTCGAGAAGAATATATTCACGCTACAAATATATGGCATCGTCAACTTAAATTCACTGAAAATAATCATCAATTTTTGGGGGAAGCCATAGATATTGATTCAGATGGATTCCTTATTGTTAAAGATGAAAAAGGTCAATTACATCGACTTATGAGTGCAGATATAGATTTATAA
- a CDS encoding helicase C-terminal domain-containing protein: protein MGIATFAVVDLETTGNQLDYDEIIQIGITFVRQNQVIDTYHSMIRTDLEIPPFIQALTSIEEEMLVQAPYFNEVADDIYQLIKDCVFVAHNISFDLNFIKKAFEKCNIQFKPKRVMDTLELFKIAFPTDKSYQLSALAESHHIPLNNAHRADEDATTTAKLMIKAFEKFEQLHLDTQKQLYYLSKNLKYDLYHILFEMVRNYQTKPPNNQFEQFEQIIYRKQIDLKKPAVNFDGTLKDLYKNVTQSLNLTYRPQQLYLAEIILDQLMHSDKAMIEAPLGSGKSLAYLLAATMYNIETGRHVMISTNTKLLQSQLLEKDIPLLNDVLDFKINASLIKSKNDYISLGLISQILKDDTNNYEVSILKMQLLIWITETNTGDIQELNLKGGQKMYVDQKIETYVPVRHDIHYYNYIKRNAQNIQIGITNHAHLIHSDSENTIYQLFDDCIIDEAHRLPDYALNQVTNDLNYSDVKYQLGLIGKNENEKLLKAVDKLEQQRILEKLDIAPIDVFGLKININELHDLNEQLFTTIYNIIQTSDVYDDDIHKYHYVYDFETGEILKDLRAIIDKLNKTIEIFNGMNHKTIKSVRKQLLYLHDKFKLIEQSIKDHHTSFISIKNLAQKSTIRLLVKDYDVKDILTKQVLEKFKSLTFISGTLTFNHSFKAFQNWFNEDIDFNTFEISTPLTSSNHTNVFVPNDVETYNYKNLDDYVASIVDYIVEYITVTQSKCLVLFTSYKMMHMVQDLLNELPELEDYVILTQQQNQNYKIVQQFNNFDKSILLGTSTFFEGFDFQANGLKCVMIAKLPFMNKHNIKYWLMDSEFTSTFKDYVLPDAVTRFRQGLGRLIRHEDDKGLIVSFDDRLVNSTYKSFFAQSLEHFKQRKGNIKQFNKLLNQIQRSIDNESKS from the coding sequence ATGGGAATAGCAACATTTGCAGTTGTTGATTTAGAAACAACTGGAAATCAACTGGATTATGATGAAATCATTCAAATTGGTATTACGTTTGTGCGTCAGAATCAAGTAATTGATACATACCATTCAATGATACGTACCGATTTAGAAATTCCACCGTTTATCCAAGCCTTAACTTCTATAGAAGAAGAAATGTTAGTACAGGCACCTTATTTTAATGAGGTCGCAGATGACATTTATCAACTTATCAAAGACTGTGTTTTTGTTGCACATAATATCTCATTTGATCTTAATTTTATAAAAAAAGCTTTTGAAAAATGTAATATTCAATTTAAACCTAAAAGAGTAATGGATACTTTAGAATTGTTTAAAATCGCATTCCCTACAGACAAAAGCTACCAGTTAAGTGCATTGGCTGAATCTCATCATATACCATTAAATAATGCACATAGAGCAGATGAAGATGCAACAACAACTGCTAAATTGATGATTAAAGCTTTTGAGAAGTTCGAGCAATTGCATTTAGATACACAAAAACAACTGTACTATTTAAGTAAAAATCTCAAGTATGATCTTTATCATATTTTGTTTGAAATGGTTAGAAATTATCAAACTAAACCGCCTAACAACCAATTTGAACAATTTGAACAAATTATTTACCGTAAACAAATTGATTTAAAAAAACCGGCTGTCAATTTTGATGGTACCTTAAAAGATTTATATAAAAATGTCACTCAATCATTAAATCTTACATATCGGCCACAACAGTTATACCTAGCCGAAATTATACTTGATCAGTTGATGCATAGTGATAAGGCAATGATTGAAGCTCCTTTGGGTAGTGGAAAGTCTCTTGCTTACCTGCTTGCAGCAACAATGTATAATATTGAGACCGGTCGTCATGTAATGATTTCAACAAATACAAAATTATTACAAAGTCAGCTATTAGAGAAAGACATACCATTACTCAATGATGTTTTAGATTTTAAAATTAACGCGTCATTAATCAAAAGTAAAAATGATTATATATCTCTTGGTCTTATCAGCCAAATTCTTAAAGACGATACAAATAATTATGAAGTAAGTATTCTTAAAATGCAGTTACTTATTTGGATAACTGAAACAAATACTGGGGACATACAGGAATTAAATCTTAAAGGTGGACAAAAAATGTATGTTGACCAAAAAATTGAAACATACGTTCCAGTTCGTCATGATATCCATTATTATAATTATATAAAAAGAAATGCTCAAAACATACAAATTGGTATCACTAATCATGCGCACTTAATTCATTCAGACAGTGAAAACACTATATATCAACTATTTGATGATTGCATCATCGATGAAGCACATAGATTGCCTGACTATGCGCTAAATCAAGTTACTAATGATTTAAATTATTCAGATGTTAAATATCAATTAGGACTTATTGGCAAAAATGAAAATGAAAAACTACTTAAAGCAGTAGACAAACTTGAGCAACAACGTATTTTAGAGAAACTAGATATTGCACCTATAGACGTTTTTGGACTGAAAATAAATATCAATGAGTTACATGATTTAAATGAGCAACTATTCACTACAATTTATAATATTATTCAAACATCAGACGTTTATGATGATGACATTCATAAGTATCATTACGTTTATGACTTTGAAACGGGTGAGATTTTAAAAGATTTACGTGCAATCATAGATAAATTAAATAAAACGATAGAAATTTTTAACGGAATGAATCACAAAACAATCAAGTCTGTACGGAAACAATTATTATACTTACATGACAAATTTAAACTTATCGAACAAAGTATAAAAGATCATCATACAAGCTTTATTTCAATTAAAAATTTAGCACAAAAATCAACAATCCGACTCTTAGTCAAGGATTATGATGTTAAAGATATCTTGACGAAACAAGTACTCGAAAAATTTAAGTCTCTTACATTTATATCTGGCACATTAACTTTCAATCACTCATTTAAAGCATTTCAAAATTGGTTTAATGAAGATATAGACTTTAATACATTTGAAATTTCAACACCTTTAACATCATCCAACCATACAAATGTTTTTGTGCCCAATGATGTTGAAACGTACAATTATAAAAATTTAGACGATTATGTAGCTTCAATTGTAGACTATATTGTTGAATACATCACAGTGACACAGTCGAAATGTCTTGTCTTATTTACAAGCTATAAAATGATGCATATGGTTCAAGATTTGTTAAATGAATTACCTGAGTTAGAAGATTATGTCATTTTAACCCAACAACAAAACCAAAATTATAAAATTGTTCAACAATTTAATAACTTTGATAAATCTATACTTCTTGGAACATCAACATTTTTTGAAGGTTTTGATTTTCAAGCCAATGGCCTTAAATGTGTAATGATAGCTAAATTACCATTTATGAATAAACATAATATTAAATACTGGCTTATGGATTCTGAATTCACATCAACTTTTAAAGATTATGTATTACCTGATGCTGTAACAAGGTTTAGACAAGGTCTTGGACGTCTTATTCGACACGAAGACGACAAAGGACTTATTGTGTCATTTGATGATCGACTAGTAAATAGCACATATAAAAGCTTTTTTGCTCAATCACTAGAACATTTTAAACAACGAAAAGGTAATATTAAACAGTTTAATAAATTACTGAATCAAATACAGAGGTCTATCGATAATGAGAGTAAAAGCTAA